In Drechmeria coniospora strain ARSEF 6962 chromosome 03, whole genome shotgun sequence, the DNA window CACGACCTGCCAACAACTCCCGGGCTGCGAAACCATTTCCTGACAGATGCCGAGTTGGAGGATGCCGCCAAGCATGCCTACGCCCTTACGAAGCCCATggtgggcgtcgtcgagtcgcAGATGGACCccgcgacggaggaggagaggaagaagcTGCACGACCAGAAACACCACAAAGCACTCGATGCCCTGCGGCGGATAACGTCGCTGCGCAACGGCAGTGCGCAGGATCGGCTCCACGCGAACGTGcggcgcatcgtcgacgagttTGGTCGGCACAAGACGGATAAATTCTTAGAACCTAAGCCGTTGTCCATCTCACCGAACACCACGCCAATGCCTGGGCGGGCGGGCCCGGACACGGGCAGCTCCGAGGTTCAGATTGCCATCCTCACGGCCAAGATCCGAGCCTTGGGCAAAGCTTTGGAAATCAACCGAGGGTACAAAGATGTGCATAATAAGAGGAACCTGAGGTTGCTGGTACACCGCCGCCAGAAGCTGCTCGCCTACATGGAGAGAAAGGAGAGGGGCAGCGGGCGTTGGACCCATATGCTCGAAAAGTTGGGCCTCACGCCGGCGACATGGAAAGGACAAATCAGCCTCTAGGAATGTATAGTGTAGCATTATCCTCGTGTGTATGTACGGTATCAAGCCATCGGGGAACAAACGATTCCCACAGTCATCTTCGCCATGTACGCCAAGCCCTTCAAATCTTTACCCTGCAACTACCCTCCGGCGAGCGTCGAACCGAGGTTTGAGGCTAGGCTAGAACACGCTGATGAAGTTGCCGATGCGATCCTTTTGATTCTGGGCGATGCACTCCGCGATCCAAGTGATGTTGCGAATTTCCTGCTTGCTGTCAGTGGCGTGCCTCGAGGGGAGAGCTTATTGCCAGCGGCACATTCCGTACCTGTTCTCGCAGTTTCACCCAAGCGTATACAATGGCGTAGGTGAACTGGCGGGTAAAAGCACTCTTTGAAATTTCCATCTCCTTCTGGTAGAACATGTCTTCCAATGTCCTGCCGTCGGAGGAACCGCCGCCCATGTTACCAGGGCCGGAGGTGCCGCCGAGAGAAGCGCTCTCGAAGAAAGTCTTGTAGTCGTGGACGCCATCGACAGCCAGACGTACACCTTCCGGATCCTCGGCCCGAGAGAGCATCAAGGTTCCGTCGGGGTACAGCTTACCAAAGTTTGGGTAGAGCTTCTTGCGATCTGCTTTGCTCAACTCGGTTCCGAAGGAATTGAGGGTGATGTTGATGGCTCGCCGGTCGGCCTCGAACTCGAGAATCTCGGACATGACCTCGGCGGTCGGAGTTCCCGCCATGTCGGGGTGGGTGTTGACAAACTTGTAGAAATCCTCCAGGTAATTCTTGTACAGGGTGTTGCGCACGATCTCAATGTTGAGCTCATCCAGATCCTGGTGGCTGAGGCTGCCCTTGAAGTAAGGGGCGAGCGGGGTCTCTATGAGGACGCTGTTGTAGAGCTCCTCGATGTTGGTGGCAACGCACAGGACTGGCATCGTCTCGAACCAGCCGAGAGGGTGGCATCGCTCGAGAAGTTCCCGGGTATCTCGTTCGTGCAGCGTCCCTGTGATGAGAAGTGCGACGTTGTCGATCATGTAGCCGTAGGTGACGTAGTCCATGAAGGTCGCCAAGGACCCGACGGCGTTGGCACGGACATAGCGGAATTCCGAAATGAGCTTATCAGTGGTCTTGGATGCCAGGATAGACGTCGACGGGTTcggggggagggaggcgaggaagTCGCCGT includes these proteins:
- a CDS encoding Vacuolar ATP synthase subunit d, which produces MEGLYFNVNNGYVEGIVRGYRNGLLTSPAYNNLTQCETIDDLKLQLGPAYGDFLASLPPNPSTSILASKTTDKLISEFRYVRANAVGSLATFMDYVTYGYMIDNVALLITGTLHERDTRELLERCHPLGWFETMPVLCVATNIEELYNSVLIETPLAPYFKGSLSHQDLDELNIEIVRNTLYKNYLEDFYKFVNTHPDMAGTPTAEVMSEILEFEADRRAINITLNSFGTELSKADRKKLYPNFGKLYPDGTLMLSRAEDPEGVRLAVDGVHDYKTFFESASLGGTSGPGNMGGGSSDGRTLEDMFYQKEMEISKSAFTRQFTYAIVYAWVKLREQEIRNITWIAECIAQNQKDRIGNFISVF
- a CDS encoding ribosomal protein S15 precursor-like protein, with amino-acid sequence MRPRLEVLQRLGAVNRCLRPVTSTPTPSFLPVMQTANLSLREKKRKAKQDPYKWAQAQQRKNANLKRREQLQKQRDEAWGDPVWGKTTPFLESLDSAGQESSSMVPKDASGNLLAEPHDLPTTPGLRNHFLTDAELEDAAKHAYALTKPMVGVVESQMDPATEEERKKLHDQKHHKALDALRRITSLRNGSAQDRLHANVRRIVDEFGRHKTDKFLEPKPLSISPNTTPMPGRAGPDTGSSEVQIAILTAKIRALGKALEINRGYKDVHNKRNLRLLVHRRQKLLAYMERKERGSGRWTHMLEKLGLTPATWKGQISL